The genomic DNA CCGACCAGATCTCCATGCTGCCCACCGACTACGCCTCCGTTCAGATCGTCTACAACAAATTCATCAACGCTTCGAGTTACGAGGCCACTATCCAGCAGGCTTTCTCTGAGGAGGCCATTGCTGCGTCCGGTATGTCGCATTCCTGCAGTGAGAGATGCCATGTCTAACAGTGAAAATAGCAAACTTTGCTGCTTTCGAGATTGAGGATGAGGTCCTTCCCAACCTCCGTGAGTACGCTCTTGCCAACTCGCTCTTCTGGGCGCTGGCCGAGGGTCACGCTTGCGAGCAGTCTGCGCGTCAAAACGCCATGGACAATGCCTCCAAGAACGCTGGAGAGATGATCAACAAGTTCCAGATTCTCTACAACCGAACTCGTCAAGCTGTCATCACTGGCGAACTTGTCGAGATTATTACCGGTGCGGCCGCTTCCGAGGGTTAAGCGCTCTAGGAGCATTAGACTTGATATCCCGAGCATCCGGTGCCATCTCCCTCACGGGCTGTGTAGAATAAGCATCTGTTCAGTTCATAGCTCTTTTGTATTAGCCAGTTCAGGGAGACTACCCTTGGCCACCTCGTGTTTTTGTGATGATACATACGATTTTCTGAGCAGTTGCATGGTCCAGGCGCATACGAGGGCACATTCACTTCACTGTATGAGGACGCCCGCTCGGTGTATTGACATGTCTCAAGGTGACGCGAGGAAACTTCAATCAGCTGATTAAGTGACTATTGACTAAGCCAACTACAATGATGTTCCCTGTGGTTATCCACCGTCTCGTTCCAGTATGCCTAGCCTTCCAAGTTCTGGGCTCCGAATCGGTCGTTCTTGTCGCAGGCATCATATAGGCTGACTCTTTCTGCCTCAGTATCGAAACATGGCTAAGGTCAACATGTTTAATCAGTGCGGTGTCATAGTTACCGCGTTACTTTTGCCTTCAACCTCACCAGACAGAGACAAGATCCCTCAAATTTACCAGATTCGGGTATCTGATGGCTATCTTTTTTCATGCTATAGTCCAAGAACACGGGTGTTGTTGTGCTTACATTTAGACGGCAGGTAGCGCGTGCGGCCTTCGGAACCATCGAAGCGATTATCGCATGCATGTAAGACCGACGATGAATCTTCCCACCATCCGTCGCCCGGTGACGACTGGATAACGACTCAGGTACGGTCGAAAACTTGCGACGCACACTGCACGTCAGGCAGGGCCTGATAAACTTTCTGCGAGCTCTAGCCTGTATGGTGCGGTGCCTGACTATCTTAGGCAAACCTAGCTGGGCTAGATGCAAGGATAGGTGGGCTGTGAAACAAATCTACCCCATCACGAACCCTGAAACAACCGCCCCTCCCACGCCTCCTGCACCTGTTCGAACGGCCGTTAGTAGCGGGGCTGGTCTTGAGAACTATATACTTAATGGCCACCCTACGGGCATTTGTATTGCTTTTCCTAACTTTTGCATTATTCTATTAAGCGCTCTGGTAGCAGCATTGTTGTGCACTATCTTCTTGAATGCTGGCATCTTCTGAACTCGTAACATTCGACCAAAGAGGAAAGAGTAGTTACTGCGCGCATTAACTCAAACCCATTTCATTTCACCCTCGTCCCTGCGCCTGCACTGCCTAGAATAATCGCGCGATTCTCTTAGCTCTTCCGCATTTCAATCAGCATAATCTTTGAAGCTGGCTTCACACGCCAAGTACCACGAGAGTGCCCTACTCTCCCCAGGCATCGCTTTCACTCGTCCTGCATCCTCACGTCCGGCCTCCCACTCACGACAACTCTTTTCTCGCTATAATTCACTCAACTCTAATCCGAGTGGCTTCCGCGCAAACGAGACATTTGCGAATTTGAGCGACATGTTGAAGCACGCCAAGCAAGCTGAGCTGAGGGAGAGCATGAGGGCTCTCAAGCAAATGTATCTTAGTCGACAGTACACACAGTGTGTACAGTATGCTGAACAGTTGTTGAAGGAGGTGGATGAAGAGGTACGTAAACATGGACACACATTTCCATGTTTGGAGTatcaacaacaacacaaAGCAGTAGCTAATCAACAGGCAGACCCACCCCGTACATCTGGCATATCTCAACTTCTACGCTGCCCTCTCTCACGACACTCTGGCCAGGCAATCTACGCTGAAGAACCGGTTCAAGGAGCTCAACGCGGCCGAGAAGCACTACATGGCCGCGATTGAGGCCCTCAGTCCACCCTCAGCCTGCTCTTCACCCCCAAGTTCCGATGACGAGCCGCCCTCAACCCCAGACTCTGCAACGCTCCCAGATGAGCGAATATGGCAGCGCCAGTCGTACAACTTCAACAACACTTTGTCCGTATACTCGACAAACACATACCGCACCTCCATGTCCAGCATCACTTCATATGTCTGGGAACTGGAGCAAGACCCGGACTCTGTACTGAACCACTACAGCTTCCCCACCCCTCCTCCAAAGGAGCGAGACTTGCGACGAGACAGCCGACGAGACAGTCGCGGAGACCTAGGCGCAATTTACAAGCGCTACTCGCGCCACATGAAGACCGAAGGCCACCTCTCTGCTTCCGTTCGCAACTCGCAGGCCCTCCCCAAGCCAGCCCCACGGCAACCCGCACGTCTCCCGCCTAGCACGCCCTCATTCATCGTCATGGTCAAAGGCCATCTCGCTAGCGTCCGTGGCCTCAAGGACAACACCGTCATCCGCGGCGTTAGGTTCGCCAACGACTCCCCTACACCCTCGCCCAAGACAACAAACTTTCGCTTCAGGGATTCGGCCTCCGTGGACCGCGAGACGCTATGGCAACGCAGGAAGAAGGTGCCTGTTAGGAAGCGATTCGATGCCGAGAGCTGCCAGCAGTTGTGTAGGGATGCCCTTGCTGAAATTTCGTGAACGACAGCATTGAAACCTTGATCCGAGTTATGCCGGGGTCTTCCGGACTGGGGGGGTTGTTGCTCCTACGCATGAACAGTTGATCATTGCCGTTGACGTCGTAACCGTCTCAGACCACTCTTGAATGGCCCGTTCGTTCTGCTTTGTTTGTTTGTCGATGTGTCCTATATGGTCGGGACGATATACCCAGGGCGTTCAGGACTGTCTGGTATTTCCCTTCTTAATGTCTTTATGTATAACAGTCTTTCCTTTTGTTAAAACGTTGCTATGTTTGCTTTGCGCTTGCACTTCTTCATTTGTATTACTATACTATATACTAGCGGAGAGAATGTACAAATGAGGCAACTGTACGATGCCGATGGGACGAGATTTGAATCAATGACATGATTATTTTCTAGATGCTTGTAGCTACAGCCGAAGAGTGCTATATGATACCCCAAGAATAAAACACGCGCTCCATGATATCGTAAACTTTTGCGAACTCCATCACCATGCCCTGAACGCCATTATAATGCAAATCCTTCGGTGTCACACCAACCTTGGCAATCCCTTACTCGTCTACTTCATCATCTCATCTAGCCCCCTCTTGATCCTCTGACACTTGATCTTCAACAATTTGACACTTTCCAAGAATAGCTCGTCACTCTCCCACTGGCCCGTGCTCTCCACCCTGAAAATGAAGTGGTCTCGTATGCGACCCAGTTTGACCTTGTCCTTGAACTCTGGATGCCGTAAGCACTCTCTGCTGACGGTGTCGTTCATAGGGTTTGCGACGACAGCCTTGGGCTCGCCTTCCTTGCCCTCGAGCTCGGGATGCTTTTCAATGTCCGCGGAAGTGACAGTGTCGAGACGGATGACGCCGCTAGGGAAGCAGCGGGAGAACTTCTTGGCGTCGGCACCGACAATCGGCTTTGTGATGTCGATGGTGGGCATGAGTCGGTACGAGGCGGTAGCTACGGGAGAGAATTTGGCATGGTCTTGACCGATACCCTTGATGGCATGCATACGAATCTCAAGTTCTTGTCCTGGCCTCATCTTGCAAATAAGAATATCCGGGTTTGTGGACCGAATATGCTTGCCTTCTGCTTCAGAGAGATTTTCAGCTTGGTTTCCGTTGGGCTCGAAGCGCATGTCTTTGGCGTAAACGTTGTGTCCCACATAGAGTCTATCTGGGTCCGTCTCGCCTGCAACTGCTCTTGCAACTCCGCCCGGCTGCCATGTGCACTTTGTCTTTAGTGTAAGTGCCACAGTATTTTCAGAAGTCGGGCCTCCTGAGCCTTCGTCTTCATCCGTGGGCTTCGCGTACCACTTCATCCGGCGAAGCGTAGCGCGATCGCCACACAAGGGAATTAGGCCCAGGCGGTGGGCGAGCACCTCATCCTGAATGATGGACGTGTTTTGGTAGATGTAGACGTCTTCTATAGCGAGCGTGGGGATTTCCGAGAGCAGAATGCGGCGGAAGGCGTTGGCTACAGAGGTGTCAATGCCGGTGAGAGAGAATTGCGCATCCAATGGGTCGTTTTTGTGGAAGACGACATTGAAGTTCTGGTATCATGTTAATATACCGGCCATGTTTCTACTACATTCTGAGCGCGCATACATCTCTAAAGTAGTCGAGGTTCCACTCGTGGTTCTCGCCGGGCCAGTGGAATGGAAAGTCAGTAGACTGCTGGTTGGTGACTGTCTCTGGGCCGATGCCGAGTGTCTGGTAATGGTGTCAGCAGGATATAAATCACATGAGATGGGTCGCGTAGGTACCTTGCGCTTCATCAGCTCCTCTGCACTTGGTGTGGACATTGTTGCGGCGTTGGGATCAAGATTGGTGGTTTCGGTGGGGAGCAACTTTCATGTTCACAAAAAGTTCGAGGCCGGCGCTGCGGGTGCCAAGACGCACGCGGCCAATGGCGGTGGTTTCAATCTGGAAGCATCATCGATATGGAAAGCTCCCCTCCAACGCCACGTCGCTACTCTCCACTCTACACGCCCATTGAGGCCCTATACTCGCTGTAGGGAGAGACAAGAACACCATGCCCGTCTCTTTTGCGCGTCTGGCCTGCCCCGCGGCGAAGCGGCTGTGCCTGAACGCCTCCCGACCCCAACTCCGAACTGCAGTCCCTTCACGACCCATTGCGCGCTGCCTGTCGACTTCATTTCCTCGCCGATACGCCGAAGTTGAGGAGAGCCAGCGAACGCGCCTAGTTGCGACCGATGCTAACTTTGGAGGTGTTGCACCCACTGAGACGACCCAGGAAGCCCAGGCCGAGGCCGACGAGCATGTAGACACCAGGAAGATCCGGCATTACACTGTCAACTTTGGGCCCCAGCATCCCGCTGCCCACGGTGTGTTGCGCTTGATTCTGGAACTCAATGGAGAGGAGATTGTGCGCGCCGACCCCCACGTCGGACTGCTGCATCGAGGCACAGAGAAGCTCATCGAGTACCGGACATATCTCCAGGCGCTGCCCTACTTTGACCGTCTCGACTATGTTTCCATGATGACCAACGAGCAGTGCTTCTCGCTGGCTGTTGAGAAGCTGCTGAACATTGATATCCCCATTCGTGCCAAGTACATCAGGACCATGTTTGGCGAAATCACCCGTATCTTGAACCATCTCATGTCGGTTCTTTCCCACGCCATGGATGTTGGTGCTCTCACACCTTTCTTGTGGGGTTTCGAGGAGCGTGAGAAGCTCATGGTGGGTCTTGCAATGCATGAACCGTATACTGCATTTGCTAATGATATCTAGGAATTCTACGAACGTGTCTCAGGTGCCCGTCTCCACGCGGCCTACGTTCGCCCCGGTGGCGTATCGCAGGATCTTCCCATCGGTCTGCTTGACGACATCTACCAATGGGCTACCCAGTTCGGTGACCGTATCGATGAGACCGAGGAGATGTTGACTGACAACCGTATTTGGATTGGTCGTACCAAGGGCGTTGGTGTCGTTTCAGCCGCTGATGCCATCAACTATTCCTTCTCTGGTGTCATGCTTCGTGGATCTGGTGTTCCATGGGATATTCGAAAGTCACAGCCATATGACGCCTACGATCAGGTCGAG from Pyrenophora tritici-repentis strain M4 chromosome 8, whole genome shotgun sequence includes the following:
- a CDS encoding RpoA, DNA-directed RNA polymerase, alpha subunit- subunit → MSTPSAEELMKRKTLGIGPETVTNQQSTDFPFHWPGENHEWNLDYFRDNFNVVFHKNDPLDAQFSLTGIDTSVANAFRRILLSEIPTLAIEDVYIYQNTSIIQDEVLAHRLGLIPLCGDRATLRRMKWYAKPTDEDEGSGGPTSENTVALTLKTKCTWQPGGVARAVAGETDPDRLYVGHNVYAKDMRFEPNGNQAENLSEAEGKHIRSTNPDILICKMRPGQELEIRMHAIKGIGQDHAKFSPVATASYRLMPTIDITKPIVGADAKKFSRCFPSGVIRLDTVTSADIEKHPELEGKEGEPKAVVANPMNDTVSRECLRHPEFKDKVKLGRIRDHFIFRVESTGQWESDELFLESVKLLKIKCQRIKRGLDEMMK
- a CDS encoding NuoD, NADH:ubiquinone oxidoreductase subunit 7, giving the protein MPVSFARLACPAAKRLCLNASRPQLRTAVPSRPIARCLSTSFPRRYAEVEESQRTRLVATDANFGGVAPTETTQEAQAEADEHVDTRKIRHYTVNFGPQHPAAHGVLRLILELNGEEIVRADPHVGLLHRGTEKLIEYRTYLQALPYFDRLDYVSMMTNEQCFSLAVEKLLNIDIPIRAKYIRTMFGEITRILNHLMSVLSHAMDVGALTPFLWGFEEREKLMEFYERVSGARLHAAYVRPGGVSQDLPIGLLDDIYQWATQFGDRIDETEEMLTDNRIWIGRTKGVGVVSAADAINYSFSGVMLRGSGVPWDIRKSQPYDAYDQVEFDVPVGVNGDCYDRYLCRMEEFRQSLRIIHQCLNQMPAGPVKVEDYKIAPPPRAAMKENMEALIHHFLLFSKGYTVPPGETYSAIEAPKGEMGVFLVSDGSERPYRCKIRAPGFAHLACMDQISRGHLLADAVAIIGTMDLVFGEVDR